A single window of Planctomycetia bacterium DNA harbors:
- a CDS encoding efflux RND transporter periplasmic adaptor subunit has protein sequence MLAKSKSLALVAVCLAVGIGAGYYARGRIVAGSAAKAAPQPATVAASSAPKEEARLLAGHPDTVYMPEEIVDRLGVRIAKVEKVPNSHPLKLPGSLMLDSNRLARIHSRFDGHIMSLGMHRGPDGKPDRPLQFGDEVEKDQTLAVIWSKEIGQKKSELLDSYSQFNLSKATLDRLKTLRPGEVSEHVLRDAQRAYEGALISVQNGERTLRSWQLSEAEVAAIRREAERLHGEGAAQQSASDLREGWAELQVRAPFQGVILEKNITIGEIVDASLDLFKIGDIRRLMVVANVYEEDLPGIIALPPEMRKWRIALTAEPEAAPLTGTFELAGKIIDPVQHTAQLVGWVDNPNGKYMAGQFISALVELLPRQGEIIVPAVAVIDSGEGGVLYVVGGEASNEFSRKLVAVSYRGRSFVHLRTQLTDDERQRGFTVLQPGQRVVSSGIVILESTWKELGLANPSNDTGLAQQNSSGP, from the coding sequence ATGCTCGCAAAATCGAAATCGCTCGCCCTGGTCGCCGTCTGTTTAGCGGTCGGCATCGGTGCTGGGTACTACGCTCGCGGTCGCATCGTAGCCGGTTCTGCGGCGAAAGCTGCGCCGCAACCGGCAACCGTTGCAGCATCTTCGGCGCCGAAGGAAGAAGCTCGCCTCTTGGCCGGGCATCCCGACACGGTGTACATGCCGGAAGAGATCGTCGACCGGCTCGGCGTCCGGATCGCGAAGGTCGAGAAGGTGCCGAATTCGCATCCGTTGAAGCTCCCCGGCTCGCTGATGCTCGACTCCAATCGCTTGGCTCGAATCCATTCTCGGTTCGACGGCCATATCATGTCGCTCGGAATGCATCGCGGACCGGACGGCAAGCCGGATCGGCCGTTGCAATTCGGCGACGAGGTCGAGAAAGATCAAACGCTCGCCGTGATCTGGAGCAAGGAGATCGGCCAAAAGAAAAGCGAGCTGCTCGATTCGTATTCGCAATTCAACCTGAGCAAAGCGACGCTGGATCGGTTGAAGACCTTGCGCCCCGGCGAAGTCTCGGAGCATGTCTTACGCGACGCGCAACGGGCCTACGAAGGAGCGCTGATCAGCGTTCAGAACGGCGAGCGCACGCTCCGTTCGTGGCAGCTTTCCGAAGCGGAAGTCGCCGCCATTCGTCGCGAGGCCGAGCGGCTGCACGGCGAAGGAGCGGCGCAGCAATCGGCGTCGGATTTGCGCGAAGGTTGGGCCGAGCTGCAAGTGCGGGCTCCGTTTCAAGGCGTGATCCTCGAAAAGAACATCACCATCGGCGAGATCGTCGATGCGAGTCTCGATCTGTTTAAGATCGGCGACATTCGCCGCTTAATGGTCGTCGCCAACGTCTATGAAGAAGACCTGCCCGGCATCATCGCGCTCCCGCCGGAGATGCGGAAATGGCGCATCGCGCTGACCGCCGAGCCGGAAGCCGCGCCGCTGACGGGCACGTTCGAGCTGGCCGGAAAGATCATCGACCCGGTGCAACACACGGCGCAGCTCGTCGGTTGGGTCGACAACCCGAACGGCAAGTACATGGCCGGGCAATTCATTTCGGCGCTCGTCGAATTGCTGCCGCGCCAAGGAGAGATCATCGTTCCTGCGGTCGCCGTGATCGACTCCGGCGAAGGAGGCGTGCTGTATGTGGTCGGTGGAGAAGCGAGCAACGAATTCTCGCGCAAGTTGGTCGCCGTGAGCTATCGAGGTCGCTCGTTCGTCCACTTGCGGACGCAGCTCACCGACGACGAACGCCAGCGCGGCTTCACCGTTTTGCAGCCGGGCCAACGGGTCGTATCGTCCGGCATCGTGATTCTGGAAAGCACTTGGAAGGAGCTCGGCTTAGCGAATCCGAGCAACGATACCGGCTTGGCCCAGCAGAATTCGTCGGGACCGTAA